Proteins encoded together in one Falco peregrinus isolate bFalPer1 chromosome 2, bFalPer1.pri, whole genome shotgun sequence window:
- the C2H12orf76 gene encoding uncharacterized protein C12orf76 homolog, with translation MALAAARRWALAALALLAPGPAERSRPYAVLQKQNLVLLGSILSALLLTIILMAVCVYKPVRRR, from the exons ATGGcgctggcggcggcgcggcgctggGCACTGGCGGCACTGGCGCTGCtggccccgggcccggccgaGCGCAGCCGGCCCTACGCCgtgctgcagaagcagaaccTGG tgctgctgggcagcatccTCAGCGCCCTGCTGCTCACCATCATCCTCATGGCCGTCTGCGTCTACAAGCCAGTCCGGCGGCGGTAG